The proteins below come from a single Eucalyptus grandis isolate ANBG69807.140 chromosome 3, ASM1654582v1, whole genome shotgun sequence genomic window:
- the LOC104436680 gene encoding protein FAR1-RELATED SEQUENCE 1 — protein MLCMYLMGILRLQKIPSAYVLKRWTKGAKDCIVHDDSPQVSPCSSKISRYSTLMRKAFAVMSLAAEDEDTMRIAMQNLDKMVEEILRHKSNLLTKDGEVNSDRFVNANEVSYSISETSITDHPRRKAKGVTGDGVESKLEKKKRKKSSKGATSTAIQSRELVVGATLDEAHLLTHLAHSHQLSSVFSPCNFGGPTTNPSLNNGRSANSYEYPGRNVASESQGTNMEGLQGD, from the exons ATGCTTTGTATGTACTTAATGGGAATATTAAGGTTACAAAAAATCCCATCAGCTTATGTTTTAAAGAGATGGACTAAGGGTGCCAAGGATTGTATTGTGCATGATGACTCTCCACAAGTGTCACCATGTTCATCAAAGATTAGTCGTTATTCCACACTGATGCGAAAAGCTTTTGCTGTAATGAGCTTGGCTGCCGAAGATGAAGATACTATGAGAATTGCAATGCAAAATTTGGACAAGATGGTGGAGGAAATTTTAAGGCACAAATCCAATCTTTTGACCAAAGATGGTGAAGTTAACAGCGATAGGTTTGTGAATGCCAATGAGGTTTCTTACTCCATTAGCGAGACATCAATAACAGATCACCCTCGAAGGAAAGCGAAGGGAGTAACAGGTGATGGGGTTGAGAGTAagttggagaaaaaaaaaaggaaaaaatcatcCAAAGGAGCAACCTCAACCGCAATACAGAGTCGAG AGCTGGTTGTTGGCGCTACTCTGGACGAAGCCCATTTACTGACTCATTTGGCACATTCACATCAGCTGTCAAGTGTCTTTTCTCCTTGCAATTTTGGGGGTCCTACTACAAATCCAAGTCTTAATAATGGG aGATCAGCAAACTCTTATGAGTATCCTGGCAGAAATGTGGCCAGTGAATCTCAAGGAACTAACATGGAAGGGTTACAAGGTGATTAA
- the LOC120291267 gene encoding 2-alkenal reductase (NADP(+)-dependent)-like: MEVANKYVTLKTHIEGAPKESDFELKTSPLALSLDPSSDEIIVKNLFVSIDPYQLNRMKLYNSSQKWLNIRVEDNHANEIKAYGVAEVVASDNVEFEKGDVVVGFVTWAEYSKIRGNGMIRKLDPLGFPLSYHVGLFGYSGLAAYAGFFEICKPKQGEKVFVSAASGSVGNMVGQYAKLLGCYVVGCAGSKQKVELLKEKLGFDDAFNYKGETDLNSALKRYFPDGIDIYFDNVGAEMLEAAVANMNTYGRVAVCGATSEYTDPGKRAAPNMLDVIYKRIKIQGFLAWDHMDVFEDFISTTGNCLRSGQMHPLEDFSNGVETIPSAFVGLFRGDNIGKKMVKITED; the protein is encoded by the exons ATGGAAGTGGCCAACAAGTATGTTACCCTGAAGACCCACATAGAGGGTGCACCCAAAGAATCTGATTTTGAGCTCAAAACCTCACCATTAGCTCTATCACTCGACCCCAGCTCAGACGAGATAATAGTTAAGAACCTTTTCGTGTCCATTGACCCATACCAGTTGAACCGGATGAAGCTGTACAACTCGTCACAAAAATGG CTAAATATACGTGTAGAGGACAATCACGCAAAT GAAATTAAGGCATATGGTGTGGCAGAAGTTGTGGCTTCAGACaatgttgaatttgagaagGGTGATGTGGTTGTGGGATTTGTTACTTGGGCGGAGTACAGTAAGATAAGAGGAAATGGAATGATCAGGAAGCTTGATCCATTAGGGTTTCCTTTGTCATACCATGTTGgactatttg GATACAGTGGACTTGCAGCCTACGCTGGATTCTTCGAAATATGCAAACCCAAGCAAGGCGAGAAGGTATTTGTGTCCGCGGCTTCAGGATCAGTTGGGAACATGGTCGGACAGTACGCGAAGTTGCTCGGCTGTTATGTGGTTGGTTGCGCCGGAAGCAAGCAAAAG GTAGAACTGCTCAAGGAAAAACTCGGCTTTGATGATGCTTTCAATTACAAAGGGGAAACTGATTTGAATTCAGCACTCAAAAG GTACTTTCCCGACGGAATCGACATATACTTTGACAATGTAGGTGCTGAGATGCTAGAAGCTGCAGTGGCTAACATGAATACCTATGGCCGAGTTGCCGTCTGTGGAGCAACATCTGAATACACGGATCCTGGAAAAAGAGCCGCACCCAATATGttagatgttatctacaagagAATAAAGATCCAGGGTTTTCTAGCCTGGGACCACATGGACGTCTTTGAGGATTTCATTTCAACCACCGGCAACTGTCTCCGCAGCGGCCAAATGCACCCGCTCGAGGACTTCTCGAATGGTGTGGAGACCATTCCCTCTGCTTTTGTAGGACTATTTCGGGGAGATAACATTGGGAAGAAGATGGTTAAAATCACAGAAGATTGA